From a single Asticcacaulis sp. MM231 genomic region:
- a CDS encoding TonB-dependent receptor, producing MTTMKYLLTGTAVTPLILIAGLATTAAQAQDAVVSDAVSEPAVEVVVFGTRAAERQSMDQKHSSNVTREVITANDAGKLPDQNVGEVVSRASGVAVADDQGEGRYIVIRGLDPSLAAVRINGQDAAAPETDTRSVKLDTVPTGLIGSVEVIKNQTAEYDANAISGAVNIKTLSAFDRKKPFVSARYSAGYIELNDKTSYDTDVAAGTRFGANNEFGIVAALNASRRPQASQNLQGSDSWTNGKPDDWRLRDYYVIRNRQGAAINFDYKPNDDMHLYARTLFSHFTDMEQRQEFRVSLAGAGFTGTDTGTFTTNKAGSRNAKYRFEDEHISTVNLGGEFTLGAGKLKVDATSSTAIKDDDPRYNFAYASGKKDVTGAYDFSGELLSLTPSAAAYDATKWKSKSAELEADHARETLNQASADYTLPTSAFGGDTTFKMGVKYSERHKRSAVDYRYYDVSGLVLSNYLSYDAGDLYATKFGPTVDFLKSLDDAEAKGLLKVNVGESIADELGGDYDVREKVAAAYVQATIHTGNLTLIPGLRVEQTDAEYKAIQFDTDDIETEADLEAAGVFNSFGKKSYTDLFPSLVGRYDFDGNSLVRFAATTSIGRPNYVDLAPRVAINHDEDDLELEVGNPDLDPLTSVNLDAGYEHYFGKKGMISVAAFYKSIDNPIFVTEREADNETINGTVYDGAKITQSQNLKSAKVSGVEFNFIMQFDSLPAPFDGLGTSFNVTAQDSSTDGAPGRSDKVALIYTSDLTGTAELTYEKANWSARVAYTYRSAYLDTLTDSKDTDVYTAANGKVDLKIGYAVTPNWQLYVEGKNLTEADWQRYVGNKSQLVENEAYGRTWRVGVSAKF from the coding sequence ATGACAACGATGAAATATTTACTGACAGGTACAGCGGTCACGCCGTTGATTCTGATCGCGGGTCTTGCGACCACGGCCGCTCAGGCGCAGGATGCAGTTGTCAGTGATGCTGTCAGCGAGCCGGCGGTTGAAGTCGTCGTTTTCGGCACGCGTGCGGCTGAGCGTCAGTCAATGGACCAGAAGCATAGCTCCAATGTTACCCGCGAAGTGATCACCGCCAATGATGCTGGCAAATTGCCCGATCAGAACGTCGGTGAAGTGGTGTCCCGCGCGTCGGGCGTGGCCGTTGCAGACGATCAGGGCGAAGGCCGTTATATCGTTATCCGTGGTCTCGATCCGTCGCTGGCCGCCGTGCGCATCAATGGTCAGGACGCCGCAGCACCCGAAACCGACACGCGCTCGGTCAAGCTTGACACCGTTCCGACCGGCCTGATCGGCAGTGTCGAGGTCATCAAGAACCAGACCGCCGAATATGACGCCAACGCCATCTCCGGCGCCGTCAACATCAAGACCTTGTCGGCCTTCGATCGCAAGAAGCCTTTCGTCAGCGCCCGTTATAGCGCCGGCTATATCGAGCTGAACGACAAGACGTCCTACGACACCGATGTCGCCGCCGGTACACGCTTTGGGGCCAATAATGAGTTCGGTATCGTGGCCGCGCTCAATGCCTCGCGCCGTCCACAGGCCTCGCAAAACCTCCAGGGCTCGGATAGTTGGACGAACGGCAAGCCGGACGACTGGCGCCTGCGCGACTACTACGTCATCCGTAACCGTCAAGGCGCAGCGATCAACTTCGACTACAAGCCGAATGATGATATGCACCTCTATGCCCGCACCCTGTTCTCGCACTTCACCGATATGGAGCAGCGCCAGGAATTCCGCGTCAGCCTGGCGGGGGCGGGCTTCACCGGCACCGACACGGGTACCTTCACCACCAACAAGGCCGGTAGCCGCAACGCCAAGTATCGCTTCGAGGACGAGCATATCTCCACCGTCAATCTGGGCGGTGAATTCACGCTTGGCGCCGGCAAGCTGAAAGTGGATGCCACCAGTTCGACCGCCATCAAAGACGATGATCCCCGCTACAATTTCGCCTACGCCAGCGGCAAAAAGGACGTCACTGGCGCTTACGATTTTTCGGGCGAACTGCTTAGCTTAACACCCAGTGCTGCCGCCTATGACGCCACCAAGTGGAAATCCAAGAGCGCCGAACTGGAAGCCGACCACGCCCGCGAAACCTTGAACCAGGCCTCGGCCGATTACACCCTGCCGACCTCGGCCTTTGGTGGCGATACCACCTTCAAGATGGGCGTCAAATACTCCGAGCGCCACAAGCGCAGTGCTGTCGATTATCGCTACTATGATGTCAGCGGTCTGGTGCTGTCGAACTACCTGTCCTATGACGCTGGTGATCTGTACGCCACGAAGTTTGGACCGACCGTCGATTTCCTCAAATCGCTCGATGATGCCGAAGCTAAGGGCCTCCTGAAAGTCAATGTTGGCGAAAGCATTGCTGACGAGCTGGGCGGCGATTACGATGTGCGCGAAAAGGTGGCGGCCGCCTATGTCCAGGCCACCATCCACACCGGCAACCTGACACTGATCCCCGGCCTGCGCGTTGAGCAAACGGATGCAGAGTACAAGGCGATCCAGTTCGACACCGACGACATCGAGACTGAGGCCGATCTGGAAGCCGCTGGCGTCTTTAACAGCTTCGGCAAGAAGTCCTATACCGATCTCTTCCCCTCGCTGGTTGGTCGCTATGATTTCGACGGTAATTCGCTGGTGCGCTTCGCCGCCACCACCTCGATCGGCCGTCCGAACTATGTTGATCTGGCGCCGCGCGTCGCCATCAACCACGATGAGGACGATCTGGAACTGGAAGTCGGCAATCCGGACCTTGATCCGCTGACCTCGGTCAATCTCGACGCGGGCTACGAGCACTACTTCGGCAAGAAGGGTATGATCTCGGTCGCCGCCTTCTATAAGTCAATCGACAACCCGATCTTCGTCACCGAACGTGAAGCCGATAACGAGACGATCAACGGCACGGTCTATGACGGCGCCAAGATCACGCAGTCGCAAAACCTGAAATCGGCCAAGGTGTCCGGCGTCGAATTCAACTTCATCATGCAGTTCGACAGCCTGCCGGCGCCTTTCGACGGCCTTGGCACCTCGTTTAACGTGACAGCGCAGGATTCGAGCACGGATGGCGCACCCGGCCGTTCCGACAAGGTGGCGCTGATCTATACATCTGACCTGACCGGTACCGCCGAACTGACCTACGAAAAGGCCAACTGGTCGGCCCGCGTCGCCTATACCTACCGCTCGGCGTATCTCGATACCCTGACCGACAGCAAGGACACCGACGTCTATACCGCCGCCAATGGCAAGGTTGATCTCAAGATCGGTTACGCCGTGACGCCGAACTGGCAGCTTTACGTCGAAGGCAAGAACCTGACCGAGGCCGACTGGCAGCGTTACGTTGGCAACAAAAGCCAACTGGTCGAGAACGAAGCCTATGGCCGTACCTGGCGCGTTGGCGTTTCGGCCAAGTTCTAG
- a CDS encoding beta-galactosidase → MRRLGLSSQKQGLLLALSLGAALLGGSASVQAQTAKPIPELVQKNGKFALMVDGAPFLILGGQANNSSNYEGALPKVWPAIKDMHANTLAMPVAWEQIEPVEGKFDFSFVDALVTQARENNVRLVILWFATWKNTGPSYAPTWVKTDNKRFPRLTNKDGTTSYALSPLYDTTREADKKAYVELVKHIKAIDGEQHTVIMLQPENEVGVYGPARDYSKKADALMARPVPAALLKKYNKKSGDWNTVFGKDADEYFHAWSIASYIDDIVVAGDAIYPLPTYVNAALKDPLNPAQPAGSYASGGPVYSVIDVWKAAAPHIELLAPDLYTPTSQSYEKTLELYARKDNALYVAESGNRPVYARYIFSALGRQAIGFDPFGFDYTGYSNYPLGTTKTGIEMVKPFATVYKLFGGMDREWAKLSFEIAGVGCVRAGRPHGSKT, encoded by the coding sequence ATGAGACGTTTAGGGTTATCCTCCCAAAAGCAGGGGCTTTTGTTAGCGCTATCATTGGGCGCCGCGCTGCTCGGAGGCTCAGCTTCGGTTCAGGCGCAGACCGCCAAGCCGATCCCCGAACTCGTCCAGAAGAACGGCAAGTTCGCCCTGATGGTCGATGGCGCGCCGTTCCTGATCCTCGGCGGTCAGGCCAACAATTCCAGTAACTATGAAGGCGCCCTGCCCAAGGTGTGGCCGGCCATCAAGGATATGCACGCCAACACCCTGGCCATGCCGGTGGCGTGGGAGCAGATTGAGCCAGTTGAGGGCAAGTTCGATTTCAGCTTCGTCGATGCGCTGGTGACTCAGGCGCGCGAAAACAATGTCCGGCTTGTGATCCTGTGGTTCGCCACCTGGAAGAACACCGGCCCGTCCTATGCCCCGACCTGGGTCAAGACCGATAACAAGCGCTTCCCACGCCTGACCAATAAGGACGGCACGACCTCCTATGCGCTGTCACCGCTGTATGACACCACGCGCGAGGCCGACAAAAAGGCCTATGTCGAACTGGTCAAGCACATCAAGGCAATCGATGGCGAGCAGCACACGGTTATCATGCTCCAGCCGGAAAACGAGGTCGGTGTCTATGGCCCGGCGCGCGATTATTCCAAGAAGGCCGACGCCCTGATGGCCAGACCGGTGCCGGCGGCCTTGCTCAAGAAATACAATAAAAAGTCTGGCGATTGGAACACAGTCTTCGGCAAGGATGCCGACGAGTATTTTCACGCCTGGTCGATCGCCTCCTATATCGACGACATCGTGGTGGCGGGCGATGCCATCTATCCGCTGCCGACCTATGTCAACGCTGCGCTGAAAGACCCGCTCAATCCCGCTCAACCGGCCGGCTCCTATGCCTCCGGTGGCCCGGTCTATAGCGTGATCGACGTCTGGAAGGCGGCCGCGCCGCACATTGAACTGTTGGCGCCCGATCTCTATACGCCGACCTCGCAAAGCTACGAAAAGACACTGGAGCTTTATGCTCGCAAGGACAACGCGCTCTACGTCGCCGAAAGCGGCAACCGTCCGGTCTATGCCCGCTACATCTTCTCAGCCCTCGGGCGCCAGGCCATCGGGTTCGATCCGTTCGGCTTCGATTACACCGGCTATTCCAACTATCCGCTCGGCACGACCAAGACCGGCATCGAGATGGTGAAGCCCTTTGCCACGGTCTACAAGCTATTCGGCGGGATGGACCGGGAGTGGGCGAAGCTGAGCTTTGAAATCGCAGGTGTGGGGTGTGTCCGAGCCGGACGACCACACGGATCAAAAACTTGA
- a CDS encoding TIM-barrel domain-containing protein, protein MRAAKILASVSVLAMVMSAGAALAGSFEKTATGIVVKPDTGAAKEVRLEVMSDSIIHVLAVDDPARQQMPSLMTVATPEGAFTVSQTSKDVTLKAGKASAVVSLETGLVTFYNAAGKPVLTEKQAAITPVTIEGQSFVATRAQFNTGTKEAFYGLGQHQNAQMNLNGEDVELRQHNMDVGVPFVLSDMNYGVLWDNNSVTRFGNPTRYGLLSRDLKLTTEDGKPGLTAKYYVDGKLILTRVETDINYQYLKDVAEYWPKDAALSKAATQGKSVKVVWDGAMTSDLDGVHKLRMYSSDYATLKVGDKTIFDNIWRQGWNPWYHNFETSFTKGKPVKLHVEWKPAGGMISMHHNNPQTEADKHSLSLTSEAGTALNYYFIASDSLDGVIGGYRHLTGQAPMMPKWAYGFWQSRQRYETQDQLLGVLKTYRDNKWPIDNIVQDWFYWPEDQWGSHDFDPKRFPDPKGMVDEVHKNHAHVMFSIWGKFYANTDNYKEFEKKGYMWTQNVKNGTRDWVGPGYLNSHYSPYNQEARDIYYRQLKDKLIPLGIDAWWMDNTEPDVNSNERIEDFAKLITPTQMGPGAIVHNAYALMNTKAMYDGLKVDQPDTRQFILTRSGFAGVQRNASAVWSGDIVGTWANFHDQISAGVQMSMSGIPNWTHDIGGYAQETRFQGSDVGGLQENRAAGGTGTAADLKEWRELNQRWFQFGAFSPLFRSHGEGVKREISEISPAGSDMRANMVSYLELRYRLMPYIYATASDIYYNSGTIMRGFAMDFPNDAKAKNVNDEYMFGKSFLVAPVTTYEARSRDVYLPAGAGWYNYYTGERFDGGASITVKAPLDQIPLFVKAGSVVPVGPVTQYVDEKLDGPITLNVYTGADGSFSFYEDDGVSNGYVRGEFSRIPLTYNDKTGELTIGARSGSYKGMVTHRTFRVRFVKAGVASTAYDAFDKDVAYTGAAVVVKR, encoded by the coding sequence ATGAGAGCAGCAAAAATTCTGGCTTCGGTATCCGTCCTGGCCATGGTGATGTCCGCCGGCGCCGCACTGGCCGGTTCCTTTGAGAAAACCGCCACCGGCATCGTGGTCAAGCCTGACACAGGGGCGGCGAAGGAAGTCCGCCTTGAGGTCATGAGCGATTCGATCATCCACGTTCTGGCGGTCGATGATCCGGCGCGCCAGCAGATGCCGTCGCTGATGACCGTGGCCACGCCCGAAGGCGCTTTCACCGTCTCGCAAACCAGCAAGGACGTCACCCTGAAGGCCGGAAAGGCCTCGGCCGTCGTGTCGCTTGAGACCGGCCTCGTTACCTTTTACAACGCCGCCGGCAAGCCTGTCCTGACCGAGAAGCAGGCGGCCATCACACCCGTCACCATCGAGGGCCAATCCTTCGTGGCCACGCGCGCCCAGTTCAATACAGGAACGAAAGAAGCCTTCTACGGCCTCGGCCAGCATCAGAACGCCCAGATGAATCTCAATGGCGAAGACGTCGAATTGCGTCAGCACAATATGGATGTCGGCGTGCCGTTCGTTCTGTCGGACATGAATTACGGCGTACTGTGGGACAACAATTCGGTGACCCGCTTCGGCAATCCGACGCGCTATGGCCTGCTCAGCCGTGATCTCAAGCTGACGACAGAAGATGGTAAGCCCGGCCTGACGGCGAAATACTATGTCGACGGCAAGCTGATCCTGACTCGCGTCGAGACCGACATCAACTATCAGTACCTGAAGGACGTCGCCGAATACTGGCCGAAGGATGCTGCGCTCAGCAAGGCGGCCACGCAGGGCAAGTCGGTCAAGGTCGTCTGGGATGGCGCCATGACCTCGGATCTGGACGGCGTGCACAAACTGCGCATGTATTCCTCGGACTACGCCACGCTCAAGGTCGGTGACAAGACGATCTTCGACAACATCTGGCGTCAGGGCTGGAACCCCTGGTACCATAATTTTGAGACCAGCTTCACCAAGGGTAAACCGGTCAAGCTGCATGTCGAGTGGAAGCCAGCGGGTGGCATGATCTCCATGCACCACAACAATCCGCAAACCGAAGCCGACAAGCATTCGCTCAGCCTGACCTCGGAAGCCGGCACCGCCCTGAACTACTATTTCATCGCCTCCGACAGCCTGGATGGCGTGATCGGCGGCTATCGTCACCTGACCGGCCAGGCGCCGATGATGCCGAAATGGGCCTACGGCTTCTGGCAGTCGCGTCAGCGCTATGAAACGCAGGATCAGCTTTTGGGGGTTCTCAAGACTTACCGTGACAACAAGTGGCCGATCGACAACATCGTGCAGGACTGGTTCTACTGGCCGGAAGACCAGTGGGGCAGCCATGATTTTGACCCCAAGCGCTTCCCTGATCCGAAGGGCATGGTCGATGAGGTCCACAAGAACCACGCCCACGTCATGTTCTCGATCTGGGGCAAGTTCTACGCCAATACGGACAACTACAAGGAGTTCGAGAAAAAGGGCTACATGTGGACCCAGAACGTCAAAAACGGCACGCGCGACTGGGTGGGGCCTGGCTATCTCAACAGCCACTATTCGCCCTACAATCAGGAAGCCCGCGACATCTATTATCGCCAGCTCAAGGACAAGCTTATCCCGCTCGGTATCGACGCCTGGTGGATGGACAACACCGAGCCGGACGTCAATTCCAACGAGCGCATCGAGGACTTCGCCAAGCTGATCACCCCGACACAGATGGGGCCGGGCGCCATCGTCCACAACGCCTATGCCCTGATGAACACCAAGGCCATGTATGACGGCCTCAAGGTCGATCAGCCCGATACGCGTCAGTTCATCCTGACGCGCTCCGGTTTCGCCGGTGTGCAGCGCAATGCCTCGGCCGTGTGGTCGGGCGACATCGTCGGTACCTGGGCCAATTTCCACGACCAGATTTCGGCCGGCGTGCAGATGTCGATGTCCGGTATCCCCAACTGGACGCACGATATCGGCGGCTATGCTCAGGAAACGCGCTTCCAGGGCTCGGACGTCGGGGGCTTGCAGGAAAACCGTGCGGCGGGTGGCACCGGCACGGCAGCGGACCTGAAGGAATGGCGTGAGTTGAACCAGCGCTGGTTCCAGTTTGGCGCTTTCTCGCCGTTGTTCCGCTCGCACGGCGAAGGCGTCAAGCGCGAGATCAGCGAGATTTCGCCGGCCGGTTCCGATATGCGCGCCAACATGGTCAGCTATCTCGAGCTGCGCTATCGCCTGATGCCTTACATCTACGCCACGGCCTCGGACATCTACTACAATTCGGGCACAATCATGCGCGGTTTCGCCATGGACTTCCCGAACGACGCCAAGGCCAAGAACGTCAATGACGAATATATGTTCGGCAAATCCTTCCTGGTGGCGCCCGTGACCACCTATGAGGCGCGTTCGCGTGACGTCTACCTGCCGGCGGGGGCGGGCTGGTATAACTACTACACCGGCGAACGCTTTGACGGTGGCGCATCGATCACGGTCAAGGCGCCGCTTGATCAGATACCGCTGTTCGTCAAGGCGGGCTCGGTGGTGCCGGTCGGTCCGGTGACCCAGTATGTCGATGAAAAGCTCGACGGCCCGATCACGCTCAACGTCTATACCGGCGCTGACGGCAGCTTCAGCTTCTACGAAGATGACGGCGTGTCGAATGGCTATGTCCGCGGCGAGTTCTCGCGTATCCCGCTGACCTATAACGACAAGACCGGTGAGCTGACCATTGGCGCGCGTAGCGGCAGCTACAAGGGCATGGTCACCCATCGCACCTTCCGCGTCCGCTTCGTCAAGGCGGGCGTGGCCAGCACGGCCTATGACGCCTTCGACAAGGATGTGGCCTATACGGGCGCGGCAGTCGTCGTGAAACGCTAA
- a CDS encoding accessory factor UbiK family protein yields the protein MQSQNPFLDELAKMTTGAMSLAQAAGEEAKAAFRAQGDRFVADMDLVRRDELDALKAEVAELRAAVAALSIKPKGKGVKPDTDVPQD from the coding sequence ATGCAAAGCCAAAACCCCTTCCTCGACGAACTCGCCAAGATGACCACCGGCGCCATGTCGCTGGCCCAGGCCGCCGGCGAAGAAGCCAAGGCGGCGTTCCGCGCCCAGGGCGATCGCTTTGTGGCTGATATGGATCTGGTCCGCCGCGATGAACTGGATGCGCTGAAGGCCGAAGTGGCCGAACTGCGTGCGGCCGTGGCGGCCTTAAGTATCAAGCCCAAAGGCAAGGGCGTAAAGCCTGATACAGACGTGCCGCAGGATTAA
- a CDS encoding phytase, producing MISDSTLVDHGTGSPVVAAMETEAVATKALDSADDPEIWVDAKDARRALIYATDKKAGLYVYDLKGKQVQFLTVGPMNNVDLRSGLSIAGLPETVIAASDRVRGGAALFKLDPVTLQTAHWGFVAMPTSEAYGFCVGVTKANQLTFIMVGKTGDVTQSLITTENGQPKATVVRQFATGSQSEGCVVDDVTGRLYIAEENTALWQYGLDPASGTARTAVESLPSPKLVADIEGLTLLRDGDKTYLIASSQGDFAFAVWRVEGDAPVYQGRFSVYAGKGIDAVTGTDGVAALGGQVGPYSKGVVVMQDDSDTDGEAPATARARQNFKLVDWNEIVKALKIE from the coding sequence TTGATTTCCGACTCCACGCTTGTTGATCACGGCACCGGATCTCCCGTAGTTGCCGCCATGGAAACCGAGGCCGTCGCCACCAAGGCGCTCGATAGCGCCGATGATCCGGAAATTTGGGTCGATGCGAAGGATGCCCGCCGCGCCCTGATCTACGCTACCGACAAGAAGGCCGGGCTTTATGTCTATGACCTGAAGGGCAAGCAGGTGCAGTTCCTGACCGTCGGGCCGATGAACAATGTCGATCTGCGCAGCGGTCTCAGCATCGCCGGTCTGCCGGAAACGGTTATCGCAGCGTCCGATCGCGTCAGGGGTGGCGCGGCTTTGTTCAAGCTCGATCCTGTGACTCTGCAAACCGCGCACTGGGGTTTCGTGGCCATGCCGACCAGTGAGGCCTATGGTTTCTGCGTCGGCGTCACCAAAGCCAACCAACTGACCTTCATTATGGTCGGCAAGACGGGCGACGTCACGCAATCGCTCATCACCACCGAGAACGGCCAGCCCAAGGCCACGGTGGTGCGTCAGTTCGCCACCGGAAGCCAGTCAGAAGGCTGTGTCGTCGATGATGTGACTGGTCGTCTCTATATCGCAGAGGAAAATACGGCCTTGTGGCAATACGGGCTCGATCCGGCCAGCGGTACTGCGCGCACCGCGGTCGAATCCTTGCCTTCACCGAAGCTTGTCGCCGATATCGAAGGTCTGACTCTGCTGCGTGATGGTGACAAAACCTACCTGATCGCCTCATCGCAGGGCGACTTTGCCTTTGCCGTCTGGCGCGTCGAAGGCGATGCGCCGGTCTATCAGGGCCGGTTTTCGGTCTATGCCGGCAAGGGTATCGACGCTGTGACCGGCACGGACGGCGTGGCGGCGCTGGGTGGCCAGGTCGGCCCTTATAGCAAGGGCGTTGTGGTAATGCAGGACGATTCGGACACCGATGGCGAGGCCCCCGCCACGGCGCGTGCACGTCAGAACTTCAAGTTGGTGGACTGGAACGAGATCGTAAAAGCGCTGAAGATAGAGTAA
- the proC gene encoding pyrroline-5-carboxylate reductase codes for MSLAKPILLVGAGALGSSILKGFRVQGHVTPADVMILDLKPGDEAQAYAADGARLNPLPETWHEAKTIILAVKPQGWYAVAQILSGNIDPKAAFVSVMAGVTTSQLKQAFAGHPVARVMPTTGVATGKGVASLYADSGPAWDAARGLFAPMAQTVELADEDQINSATAVSGSGPAYVYAFVRALEKAGRANGLSSSHARDLARGTLISAARLLDETGEEPDALIKKVASPGGTTEAALNILCKPGDGLDELVLASVDAAHKRSKELG; via the coding sequence ATGAGCTTAGCCAAACCGATCTTGCTTGTGGGCGCCGGCGCGCTGGGTTCGTCGATCCTCAAGGGCTTCCGCGTCCAGGGCCATGTGACGCCCGCCGACGTGATGATCCTCGATCTCAAGCCGGGTGACGAAGCGCAGGCCTATGCCGCCGATGGCGCGCGCCTCAATCCGCTGCCCGAAACCTGGCACGAGGCCAAGACTATTATCCTCGCCGTCAAGCCGCAGGGCTGGTATGCCGTGGCGCAAATTCTATCCGGTAATATCGATCCGAAGGCCGCCTTTGTTTCGGTGATGGCCGGTGTGACAACCAGCCAGCTCAAGCAGGCCTTCGCCGGTCATCCGGTGGCGCGCGTTATGCCGACCACGGGGGTGGCGACTGGCAAGGGCGTGGCTAGTCTTTACGCTGATAGTGGACCGGCCTGGGACGCGGCGCGCGGCCTGTTCGCTCCCATGGCGCAGACGGTTGAACTGGCCGATGAAGACCAGATCAATTCGGCGACCGCCGTGTCCGGTTCCGGTCCGGCCTACGTCTATGCTTTTGTGCGTGCGCTGGAAAAAGCCGGCCGGGCCAACGGTCTATCATCCAGCCACGCCCGCGATCTGGCCCGCGGCACGCTGATCTCGGCGGCGCGACTGCTTGATGAAACCGGTGAGGAACCGGACGCTTTGATCAAGAAGGTGGCTTCACCTGGCGGCACTACGGAAGCCGCGCTCAATATCCTGTGCAAACCGGGGGACGGGCTTGACGAACTGGTGCTGGCTTCGGTCGACGCCGCCCACAAGCGTTCCAAGGAACTGGGCTAG
- a CDS encoding DUF5597 domain-containing protein → MSEPDDHTDQKLDLGAKWNATVSYREWQFGLRKWDPENRNGFPEGSDTPSGGIAVAKLSDNEFLVAGLNARITFGAGEANAKKGMLLDRVEEGHYADGKWVMSRVWNGDQTDYGLNFTGEPVLLKVRLATYEQ, encoded by the coding sequence GTGTCCGAGCCGGACGACCACACGGATCAAAAACTTGATCTTGGCGCCAAATGGAACGCCACGGTCAGCTACCGCGAATGGCAGTTTGGCCTGCGCAAGTGGGACCCGGAGAACAGGAACGGTTTCCCGGAAGGCTCTGATACACCGAGCGGCGGTATCGCCGTGGCGAAGCTGAGCGACAATGAATTCCTGGTGGCGGGTCTGAACGCGCGCATCACCTTCGGCGCCGGTGAAGCCAATGCTAAGAAGGGCATGTTGCTCGACCGTGTCGAGGAAGGTCACTACGCAGACGGCAAGTGGGTTATGTCGCGCGTCTGGAATGGCGACCAGACCGATTATGGTCTGAACTTTACCGGCGAGCCTGTGCTATTGAAGGTCCGTCTGGCAACCTATGAACAATAA
- a CDS encoding FadR/GntR family transcriptional regulator, with translation MRSELGVSLAYGLLASLGQSIVTGEFEKTGFPTEAELCTKFGASRTVMREAVKMLSAKGLISSRQRQGTRVEPVENWNLLDPDVLRWLMERPYSNKIFLEFTQMRLAIEPTAAFLAAELQDRLAIAGIREGYEAMVLHGGATAGGGDKDLALQADIDFHVAILKASGNPFFWRLKPLITNALNLSIQLTNKIAGHMADLASHEAILIAIEKGDAAAAKNASEAILLESLTFIETAKAV, from the coding sequence ATGCGCTCCGAACTCGGCGTCAGCCTCGCCTACGGGCTTCTCGCCTCGCTTGGCCAGTCCATCGTTACCGGCGAATTTGAAAAGACTGGCTTCCCCACAGAGGCGGAGCTGTGCACCAAGTTCGGCGCCAGCCGCACCGTCATGCGCGAAGCCGTCAAGATGCTGTCCGCCAAGGGGCTCATCAGCTCGCGCCAGCGTCAGGGCACGCGCGTCGAGCCGGTCGAAAACTGGAACCTGCTGGACCCGGACGTGCTGCGCTGGCTGATGGAGCGCCCCTACTCCAACAAAATCTTCCTTGAATTCACGCAGATGCGCCTGGCGATTGAGCCGACCGCGGCCTTTCTGGCGGCGGAGTTACAGGACAGGCTGGCCATAGCTGGCATCCGCGAAGGCTACGAGGCGATGGTGCTGCACGGTGGCGCCACGGCCGGCGGCGGCGACAAGGATCTGGCTCTGCAGGCCGATATTGATTTCCACGTCGCCATCCTCAAGGCCTCTGGCAATCCCTTCTTCTGGCGCCTCAAGCCGCTGATCACCAATGCGCTGAACCTGTCGATTCAACTCACCAACAAGATTGCGGGCCATATGGCCGATCTCGCTTCGCATGAAGCTATTCTCATCGCCATCGAAAAGGGCGACGCGGCCGCTGCGAAGAATGCCTCAGAGGCTATTCTGTTGGAGTCGTTGACCTTTATTGAAACGGCCAAGGCGGTTTAG
- a CDS encoding YbjN domain-containing protein has translation MNTPQTLDSDAAFDPLDMVESILTEEGLEFERTPEGDLGFALTGDWRTYEMWFSWRPEGECLQLCCSLDVESGAGKPLSADRLAGLYELLCLINSHVWFGHFEVFRDVEVAEGPGAYDVIFRHTVALNPLERASVVASAHMINSAAEAVDRFFPAFDFWFKGVITPADAFAACLFETVGEA, from the coding sequence ATGAATACCCCACAGACCCTCGACAGCGATGCCGCCTTCGATCCCCTCGATATGGTGGAATCCATCCTGACAGAGGAAGGGCTGGAATTTGAGCGGACGCCTGAGGGCGATCTGGGCTTTGCCCTGACCGGCGACTGGCGTACCTACGAAATGTGGTTTTCGTGGCGGCCGGAAGGCGAGTGCCTACAACTGTGCTGCTCGCTCGATGTCGAAAGCGGCGCCGGCAAGCCTTTGTCAGCCGATCGTCTGGCGGGGCTTTATGAACTGCTCTGCCTGATCAATTCGCACGTCTGGTTCGGCCATTTCGAGGTCTTCCGCGATGTGGAGGTGGCCGAAGGGCCGGGCGCTTACGATGTCATCTTCCGCCATACGGTGGCGCTCAATCCGCTGGAGCGCGCTTCGGTGGTGGCCAGCGCCCACATGATCAACAGCGCCGCCGAGGCGGTCGATCGTTTCTTCCCGGCGTTTGATTTCTGGTTCAAGGGCGTCATCACGCCAGCGGACGCCTTCGCAGCATGCCTGTTCGAGACGGTGGGCGAGGCCTGA